The Sandaracinus amylolyticus genomic interval CGCGACGACGCGCCCCCGCTCGGTCGCGTCGCTCGCGCGCGCGAGCGCCTCGTGCGCGGCCGCGCTCAGCATCGCGTCGCCCTGCGGGATCACGCCCTCCGCGATCGCACCCCGCTCGATCAGGTGCGCGAGCACGAGGTCGCCGATGTCCCCGCGCATCATCGTGTTGTCCCAGTCGAACACCGCGACGCGACGGCCGTCGCGCGCGCCGAGCTCGCCGATCACGCGCTCGATGCGCGCCCGGTTCTCGGGCAGCCAGCCCTCTTCGCGCAGCGTCACCGGCACCCGCCGCTCCTCTCTCGCGCGCGTCGCGCCACACGCAGCGAGCACGACCCACCAGCACAGTCCCCACGCGACGACGTTCGTCCGCACATTCCGCGCGCCGAGCATACCCGCGATCTTTTCGTGACGGACGCCCATGGGCGCGCCCACCAACCGAGCGAGCACCACGGACGTGCGACGCGAGGAGTCGAGGCGCAGCGCGCCCCGGGGGTCCCTCCACGCGCCGGCGACGGTGCGCACGCCCGCGATCGGCCACGCGCTGCGAGGCCCGATCAATTGCGTTTGATTGCATCATTTGATTGGCACACGCAGGCACGACTTCACGCGGCACATCCGCTGCAGAACACGAGGCACCATGCACGATCGATCCATCCTTCCCTTGCGCGCCGCGCGAGCGCTGCGCCCCGCGTTCGCGCTCCTGCTCGGCATCCCACTGCTGCTCGCGCCGCGCGGCTGCGAGGAGCCCGGGGACCCGGACACCTGCTTCTGCGCCGACATCTACGCGCCGGTCTGCGGCGCGGACGGGCGCACCTACGGCAACGCGTGCGAGGCCGAGTGCGTGGGCGCGATGATCGCGCACGAAGGCGAGTGTGACGCGGGCTGCGTCTGCCCCGCGGTCTACGCGCCGGTGTGCGGCGACGACGGCAAGACCTACGGCAACACGTGCGAGGCCGCGTGCGCCGGTGTGATGGTCGTGCGCGACGGCGAGTGCGAGACGAGCTGCGCGTGCCCCGACGTCTACGCGCCGGTGTGCGGCCAGGACGGGCGCACGTACGGCAACGCGTGCGAGGCCAACTGCGCGGGCGTGATGGTCGATCACGAAGGCCGCTGCGAGTGCCCGGCGATCCCGCCGATCTACTGCGAGTGGGGCTACGTCGTCGATCAGAACGGCTGTCCCACGCCCGAGTGCCTGCCGCCTCCGACGTGCGAGCCGGTGATGTGCGAGATCGCCTGCGAGTTCGGCCACGTGATCGACGAGCGCGGCTGCGCGATCTGCGCGTGCAACCCGCCGCCGATGTGCGAGCCCGTCCTCTGCGACGTCTACTGCGAGCACGGCCACGCGCGCGACGAGCGCGGCTGCGAGACCTGCGCGTGCGACCCGCCGCCGGTGTGCGAGCCCGTCCTCTGCGACGTCTACTGCGAGCACGGCCACGCGCGCGACGAGCGCGGCTGCGAGACCTGCGCGTGCAACCCGCCGCCGGCGGACCTCTGCCTGAGCGACGACGAGTGCGGCGCGGGCGCGTACTGCGACCACACCGTGTGCCGCTCGCCCTGCGAGGGTCTGCCCGACGACCGTGCGTGCCCCGCGGTCTGCTACGGCGAGTGCCGTCCGACGCCGCCGCCCTCGTGCTCGGCGGACGCGGACTGCGCGGCCGGTGAGGTCTGCGTCGTGCCCGTGTGCATCTGGGACGACCCGAGCGCGCCTTGTCCCGACGAGGGCACCTGCGTCCCCGTCGAGCGCTGATCCTTCTCTTCACTCCCGGTTCCTCCTGCCGGCCCGGTCCCACCCGGGCCGGTTCTTTTTTGCCGGAGTGCTCGTCCCGCAGGTCCCGGACGGGAGCGCGCGAAGCGCGCGGACGGGAGGGAACGGCGGGCGAGCCGTTTTTCTTTTTCCGTCGCGTGGGAACCGGAAGGCGGCACGGCGCGTCTATCGCTCGCGTACTCTCGCGGAGAAGGACGCGGATGCAGTCACCACGCGACCCTCGGTCGATCCGGCCCGGCCTCGTCGTCGTCAGCACGCTGGTGCTCGCGCTGCTCGCGCTCGGAGTCGGCGGCGTCGTCACTCAGCACGCGCGTACGACCGACGACGACGAAGAAGAAGATCGCGGCGGCCGCACGTTCGTGCTCGAGCCCGCGACCGACGACGACGCCGATCGCGACGACGACGGATGGGCTCGCGCCGTCGACGATCCTGGCGCGGAGGGCTCGGCGCGCGAGGCGTGGGCGCAGGCGTTCACCGATCGCGACGAGCCGCTGCCGCCGCTCGTCGAGGCGGTCGTCGATCCGCAGATGAGCCGCTACCGCGCGGTGTACACCGAGGCGCCTCCGCCGTTCACGCCGATCGGCCGTCGCGGACGCGTGCTCGCGTCGAGCGGCCTCGACATCGACTCGGCGCAGCCCTGCGAGGTGCGCGTGCTGCCCGCGGCCGACAGCGGGTTCAACTGCCTCGTGCGCGTGATGTGCGGCGAGACGGTCGTGTACCCGAACCGCGCGCAGACCGCGGGCTACGTCGCGTGCGACCTCGGCGAGGGTGGCCCGAGCGCGGCCGCCGATTCGAACCCGAGCGTCACCGATGGCGATCCCGCGATCGCGTTCGACCTCGCGCGCGGAACCGTCACGGTGCGGGACGCCGATCGCGAAGGGCGCTCGCTATTCGAGGTCACGCTGCAGCTCGATCCGACCGCGCTCCGAGTGATGTGAGCGCGGCGTGACGCACGGCGATCAGCTCGCCTTCGCGTAGCGACGAAGCAGTCGATCGTCGGGCGCGAGCTCGCGCAGCACGTTCGCCACAGCCTGAGCGCGCCCTGCCGCACCCGCGCGCTCGTGGAGCCAGAGCCCCTGGCGCAGCGCTTCGATCGCTTCGTCGTCGCGACGCGCACGACGCAGCATCGCGCCGGCCATCACCCACGACGCCGCATCGCCCACGATCGCCGCGCGCTCACGCAGCGCGAGCGCGGCTTTGCGGTACTCGCCCTTCGAGGCGAAGCGCTGCGCGCGGCGCTTGAGGACGTCGGCAGGCTCGGTCGAGAGGACGGTCATGGCGAAGCTCCTTCGCCATGACGCTCAGCAATCGTCGATCCATCACGACACCGCGCGAGGCGCGACACGGAACGACTGCGCTTTCGTGCTCACGCCTCCGCGCGCGCGGACGGAACGCGCAGCTCACGCGTGAGCGCTGCGCGACATCCACGTCGCATCGTTGCGCTCACATTGCGTGCGCGGCGCGCGCGGTGCGCCGCCCACATCGACTCACGGCAGCTCGTCGATCTCCGCGATCACCTCGTCGACGTGCACGCCGGGATCGACGTCCTCCCACACGTGCCGGACGACGCCCTCGTCGTCGATCAGGAACGTCATGCGCGCGGTCATGCCCATCTGCATCGGCACGCCGTACTGCTGCGCGACGCGACCATCGAGATCCGCGAGCAGCTCGAAGGGCAGCTGGTGCTCGTCGTGGAAGCGACGATGCGACTCGACGTCGTCGGTCGACACGCCGAGCACGACCGCGCCCGTGCCCTGCAGCCGATCCCACGCGTCGCGGAACGCGCACGCCTCCGCGGTGCAGCCCGGCGTCGCATCGCGCGGATAGAAGTAGAGGACCACGGGGTGACCGCGGTACTCGGAGAGCTGCCGCACCCGCCCCGTCTGGTCCTGCAGCATGAACGCAGGCGCCGCCTCACCGACGGGCACCGGCGTCTCGCGCGCGGGCGCTGCTTCGGCGGTCGTCCCGCCGCCGCCGCTCACTTGCTGCGATCCTCCGCACGCCGCGAGCATCGCCGCGATCACCACGTTCCCGATCATCCGCAGCCGCATTCCGACCTCTCCTGTCGAGGCCACGGACATGCGCCGCCTCGCCCGGTTCCGCAATGACCGGACGGAGTGAACCACCGAGGACACAGAGGGCCGCAGAGGGGAGAAGCGCGCGCTCTCTGCGCCCTCTGCGGTGGATTCTCTCTGTCGTCGCTACAGGACGAACTGATCGCCCAACCGACAGATGTCGAGGTTGCGATCGCGGATGCGCGACAGCTCCTTCTCGACGCGCTGCTCGAACACCGGCTTGATGTGATAGAGGAGCACCGGCAGCTCGCGGTGATCGTGGAGCTTCTGCAGCTCCGCCTCGAGCGTCTCGGGCGTGTGGTGGCCGCTCACCTTCGCGAGCTTGTGGTGCTCGTCGGGGAACGAGATCTCCATCAGCAGCGCGCGGAGATCGCGCGTCGCGTTGAGCTTCTCCCAGAACCGCGTGGTCGGCCCGGTGTCGCCGGAGTAGCCGAGCGCACCGCTCGGCGTCTCCACGACGAAGCCCGACGCGTCGATCGTGTGGTGCACCAGCACCGGCGTGATGCGCATCCCGCTGAGCTCGGTCGTCTCCTCGGGCACGAGCGGGCGCAGCTCGATCGTCATCCCCGAGCTCCCCGCGGGGATCTTCGAGAAGTCGGGCCACAGCAGGTCGTTGAAGAAGTGCTTCTTCAGCACCTCGAGCGTCTCGGGGATGCCCGCGATCACCAGCGGCGGCCCGCCCTGCTGGCAGCGGTTGTCGGCGAGCGTCGCGAGGTCGCGCACGTGGTCGAGGTGCGCGTGGCTGACGAGCACCGTCTCGATCGCGTGCTGCTCCTCGAGCGTGAGCATCGAGGTCACCGCGCCGGCGTCGATCGCGACCTTCCCGTCGAGGAGGAAGCTCGAGGTCTTGTGCTTCGGCGTCTCACCGCCGTGGCAGCCGAGGACTCGTAGTTCCATCAGTTGCCGTCCCCGAAGCGCTCGCGCATCTCGAGGAACTCGAGGAACTCCTGCAGGCGCTGGACGTCGCCGACGACGAAGCCGTCGTCTCCTCCTTCGACGATCCGCAGACGACGCAAGCGCACCAGCACGTCCTCCGTCTCTTCTTCGCTGAGCCCGATCTCGGCCGCGAGATCGGTGCGCGTGATCGGGACCCAGACCGAGCCGTCGTCGCGCTCCTCGCCGATCATCTCCGCCTGGCGCGAGAGACCGAGGATCACGCGCGCCTTCGGGTCGCGGTGCATGAGCACCTCGATCAGCGCGTTCGCCGAGTCGAGCCGGCGCGCGAGCTTGGTGATCATGCGGACCGCGATCTCGGCGTTGCTGACGACCATCTGCCCGAAGGTGCGCGCGTCGATCACCAGGCAGCGCAGCGGCGAGAGCGCCTCTGCGGTGGCGTTGCGCGGCTTCGAGTTGAGGATCGCCATCTCGCCGAAGAACTCTCCGGGGCCGAGGATCGCGAGCGTCTTCGTGCCGTCGCGGGTCGCCTTGGTGATCCGGACCTGACCCTGCTGGATCACGAACATCGTGTTGCCGGGCTCGTCCTCGCGGAACAGCACCTCTCCCGGCTCGAAGGTGCGGCCGAACCGCGCGAAGAGCGCGTCGCCCTCGCCCATATGGCCTGTGAGCGTAACGGGTGCGCGAGGTGTGGTCAAAACGTGGATGTTCGCCGTCTCTGGCCGAGGAGCAGGGCGGCGGTGGCGGGCGCTGCGCGCGGATCGAGGGTGAGGTGCGTCCCGAGCAGCGCGAGATCGGCGGGCTCGTCGACGTCGTACCAGGGCGCGGTGAGCGCGATGCGCGACGGCGCGGCGCGCATCGTGTCGGCGAGCGCGTGGCGGGAGGACCAGCGGATGCGCGGATCTTCGAGGAACGTCGAGGGTGCGCGACCCGCGCTGCCGATGAGCGCGTAGCCGCCGTCGCTCGTCGGCGTGCACACGAAGTCGTCGTCGCCGAGCGCGATGCTCGCGCGACCGATCAGCGCGTGCGGCAGCGTGGGCGCGTCGGTGCCGATCACACACGCCGGGCCTGGCTCGCGATCGAGCGCGTGGCGCATGCGCGCGCCGAGATCGCCCTCGACCTGCACGATGGGCGGAGGCAGCTCGAAGCGCGCGCGGAGCTGCGCGAAGAACGGATGGAGCTCGGTCACGTGGAGCTCGGGGCGCAGCCCTTCGCGCGCACGCACGTGCTCGAGCGTGTCGATCACGAACGCGGCGTGGAGCTCGGCGGCGCGCACATCGCCGATCGCGCGCGCGAGGCGTGTCTTGCAGCGACCGGGGATCGGCGGGCGCGCGAAGATCGCGACGCGCATCAGCTCGGATCGACGAGCACGCCGCTCCGCACGATCGCCTCGCCGTCGACCACGACCGACGTGCCCGCCGCGCAGCACGGGAGCGATCCCGCCGCGCTCCATGCGACGCCGGTCACGTCCGACGCGGCATCGCCGAGCGCGAGGTGCAGGCCCGGCATGTTCTGATCGACGATCGCCTCGCCGGTGGACTCGACGATCCCGTAGTTGCATCCGATCGCGACGAGCCCGACACGATCGCGGTTCGGCGCCGACTCGATGCGCGCACGCAGCATCTGCTCGAGCACCGGATCGTCCTCGGCCGCGAGGCGCACCACGCGACCGTCGGCGATGTAGAGCGTGACCGGCGTGCTCGACGTCGCGTGTGGGCCGACCGCGGCGTTCGCGACGTACACGCCGTCGATCGAGTCCGGCACCGCGTAGAGCGCGCCCGCCGGGAGGTTGCCCCAGCGCCCCGGCTCGAGCTGACCGAGCTGCGGCATCCAGCGCGTCGCGGGCGAGGTCGCGATGCGCAGCCGCGTCCCGCTCGCGGAGCTCACGGTGATGCGCGTCGACGACGTCAGGCGCGCGAGCAAGCGCATGCCGTGGCCCGCGACCGCGTCGTAGTCGACGCGCAGCCCGCGCACGAACGCGAGGTGGCTGACGCCCGGCATGTGCGCGTGACGCACGCGCTGCCCGGTGAGCTTCGCGAGCAGCGCGCGACGCATCGTGATCTCGGGCGCGGGGGCGCTCGCGACGAACGCGCTCGCGGTCATGCCCTCGAGCACGACGTCGATGCCGACCGGGAGCTCGAGCAGAGGGCGTGGCCCGAGATCGTCGAGCCAGATCATCCGCGGCTCCGCGCCGCGCGCCTCGACCGCGCGCGCGAGCGCGTCGCCCATGCGCACCGACGTCGCGTCCGCGAAGATCGCGACGACCTCTCGCTCGCGCACCGCGAGCGCGCTGCCCACGACCTCGCGCGCCGCGAGATCGAGCTGCGAGACGGTGACCCGGGAGAGCGCCGTCGCCGACATGCTGCGATCCGAGTCTGGTCCGACGCTCGGGGCGCGGTCCACTCGGGACGCGCCCCACTTCCGCGCTCGGCGACTTCGTGATAGCGCCGCGCCATGCGTTTCCACCTCGCCGCGCTCGTGCTCGCGCTCGGCATCGCATCGAGCGCGCGCGCGCAGAGCGCCGAGGACGGCTGGGCTCCACCCACCGAGGAGGTGCGGCCGACCTCGGGCGAGGCGTCGTTCCTCAGCGGGCGCACGCTCGGCGTCGGGCAGGTGCTGATGGCCGCGGCGCTCGGATGGCCCGGGCTCTGGGCGCACGTCGAGCTCGCACCGGACTCGACGTTCAACGTCGGCGCGCGGGTCGCGGTGGTGTACGGCTCGCCGGTGATGGGGCTCGTCACCGGCGCGGGCGGCGAGCTGATCGTGCCGATGCGCGTCCATCTGTTCGGCGAGGGCGACGTCGATCTCGCGCTGCGGATCGCGCCGCAGGTCGCGCTCGGTGAAGGGCGGCTCTTCGGCGAGGCCGAGGGCGTGCGCGCGAACGATCTCGGGGTGTCGTCGCGGCTCGAGGTCGGACCGCGCCTCGGGTGGCGCGTCGCGGAGCGCGTCACGGTGCTCGCGGGCGTCGACGCGGGCGCGGGGGTGTCGTGGACGAACGGCGAGGACGTGCGCGCCATCGGCACGTTCAGCGCGACGCTCGGCATCGAGGCGCTGATGACGCTTCAGACGATGCTGTTCGCCGAGGTGTCGGGAGGCGCGGGCGTCGCGGACGGATCGGGGCGCGCGGTGCCGCTCTACCCGCAGCAGGAGATCTTCCGGCTCTCGCTCGGTCTCGCCTATGTGCTGTGAGCACCTGCCGGAGTGCTCGTCCCGCCGGTCCCGGACGGGAGCGCGCGAAGCGCGCGGACGGTAGGGCCCGGCGGGCGAGCCGATTCTTTCCCGGAGTGCTCGTCCCGCAGGCCCCGGACGGGAGCGCGCGAAGCGCGCAGACGGTAGGGCCCGGCGGGCGAGCCGATTTGTTCCCGGAGTGCTCGTCCCGCAGGCCCCGGACGGGAGCGCGCACGATCGTGTGCTCATAGCATGCATCTCACAGATAGGTCGCCGCGCGCTCGAGGGCCCGCCGCGCCTCGGCGCCGTGCGCGACCTTCTCGTGCGACACCACGAGGCGCGTCAGATCGGGCAGCGCCGCGAGGCGCTCGAGATCGCGGCGCAGCGCGCTGCGATCCTTCACGAACACCCGACGCACGAGGCGCGACACGCGCGGCCCGGGCGCGGAGCCGAGCAGCGTCGTGAAGAAGAAGCCCAGCGGATCGCGCTTGCGGTCCATGTTCATCACGCAGTCGTTGAGCACGACGGTCACGCCGTCGTCGGAGCGCACGATCATCGCGCCCTCCCCTTCGTCGACGCCGGCGAGCGTCTCGAAGCGCACGCTCGCATCGCCGACGTCGACGTCGGCGTAGGTCGCGTCGACGTGCACGACCTCCTCGACGCCCTTCTTCGCGCCGCGCGGCGCGACGACGCGCGCGTGCGGATAACGCGCGGCGTACGCCTTCGCATCGAGCCGGTGTCCTGCGTTCGGCACGACCAGGAACGCAGGCGCGCCCCACGCCTCGATGCGCTCCATCTCGCGCGCGCCGAGCGCGATGCCGCTGTGCACGACGAGCCGTCCGTCCGCGAGGCGAACGATCGTCATCGTTCGCTTCAGGGACATGCCGGGCAGCGACCCCCAGACGCGCCACAGGTTGCTCGCGAGGACCTCGATCGGCCCATGCGATAGGACCTTCCACTCCTCGAATGCTTTCGGCACCGTGGCTTGCTAGCACGAGCCCCGGAGGGAACGAGCGATGAGCACGACGATCGATCTCCGCACCCGAGCACACGCGGCTCGATGAGCGCCGACGATCTCGCTGCGCTCGCCGACGCGATCGCGCCGTTCCTCGACGATCCGCCGCTGCGCGACGACGTCGACCTCACGCGCATCGGACGCTATCGCGGCTTCGGCGAGGTGGTGGGCGCGATCGCGGCGCTGCGCGATCGCGGCGCGCGCGTGACCGTCGCGGGGCGCTCGCACGAGGGGGCGCCGGTGCTGCGCGTCGACATCGGCGACGTCCGCGCGAGCAGCGGCTCGCTCATGATCGCGGGCACTCACGCGATGGAGTGGATCGGCGTGGAGGTCGCGCTCGCGATCCTCGACGCGATCGCGGACGAGCCCGGCGATCGCCGCATCGTCGCGTTCCCGGTGCTGAACCCCGACGGCTATCGCCGCGCGGAGCGCGATCTGCGCTCGGGCAGGAAGATGCGTTACTCGCGCGCGAACGCGCGCGGCGTCGATCTCAACCGCAACTGGCCGACGCACTGGGCGCCCACCGGGCTCATCCCGCGCGTGCTGCCGCTGCTCGGGAGCGCGGGCTCGCACCCCGCGTCGGAGCCCGAGATCCGCGCGGTGCTCGACACGATCCTCGAGGTGAAAGAGGCGGGCCACACCCGACTCGAGCGCGCGCTCTCGCTGCACTCGTTCGGCGCGGTGTTGCTCCTGCCCTACGGCGGACGATGGGCGCTCCCGCCCGAGCATCCGCGCCTGCACGCGATGGCGCGCGAGGTCCGGCGCGCGCTGCGCAAGCGCTACGGAATTCGTAGCGTCGCGCGCTGGGTGCCCGGCTTCTTCGCGCACGGCATGGAGGTCGATCACCTGCTGCACGAGGGGATGTCGCCGCTGCTCGTCGAGTGCTCGCGCGGGGGTCTGTCGTTCTTCGATCCCTCGAGCTGGGTCGTGCCGTTCCGCTGGTACAACCCGCCGCGCCCGGTGCGTCACGTGACCGAGCTGCAGCACGCGCTGCTGCCGTTCCTCGGCTTCGGTCACGCGAGCGAATGAGGCGATCGACGCGCTCTCGCGCGTGCCCTATCGTCCGCCGCGATGAAGCTGTGGCTGATGAAGAGCGAGCCCGACGTCTTCTCGATCCAGGATCTCGCGCGTGATCGCACGACGACGTGGGAAGGCGTGCGCAACTACCAGGCACGCAACTTCATGCGCGACGACATGAAGGTCGGCGACCTCGTCCTCTACTACCACTCGAACGCGGATCCATCGGGCGTCGCGGGCGTCGCGCGGGTAGCGAAGCTGGCGTACCCCGACCCGACGCAATTCGACCCGAAGAGCGAGTACTACGACGAGGGCTCGCCGAAGGACGATCCGCGCTGGCTCATGGTCGACGTCGAGTTCGTCGAGGCGTTCGACGAGGTGGTCTCGCTCGATCGACTGAAGAGCGACAAGGCGCTCGACGGGATGCTCGTGATCAAGAAGGGACAGCGCCTGTCGGTGCAGCCCGTCGAGAAGAAGCACTTCGCGCGCGTGCTGAAGCTGGCAGGCGCGAAGACGAAGCTCTGAGCCCAGCGGGAGTGCTCGCCCGCGGAGGGCCCGCACGGGAGCGTGCGGAGCACGCGGACGGGAGGGCCCGGAGTGGGTGAGCCGATTGTTTGCCCAGCGGGAGTGCTCGCCCGCGGAGGGCCCGCACGGCAGCGTGCGGAGCACGCGGACGGGAGGGCCCGGAGTGGGTGAGCCGATTGTTTGCCCAGCTGGAGTGCTCGCCCGCGGAGGGCCCGCACGGCAGCGTGCGGAGCACGCGGACGGGAGGGCCCTCCGTGGGTGAGCCGATTTGATTGCCCAGCCCGGCTGGCGCGTCAGGTCTCTTCGACCTTCTTGCGGCGCGCTGGCTCGAGCTCGCGCGTCGGGCGGACCTGCTCGAGGCCCGGCTGCGACGGCGCGCGCGCCGGCGGGAGCGCGGTGAAGCGACCGGTGCTCGCCGAGGACGCGCGCTGGGGCATCGGGGCGCCGCTCGCATCGCGCGCCGGATAGACGTCGCTCTTCGTGCGCGGGGGCGGCGGCGGAGGAACGCTGCTGCGCGGCTCGCGCTCGGCGCGCGGCGGCGGGACCGGCGTCTGCGACATCGCGCCGAGCGGCGCGCTGAACGTCTGCGAGAGCGTGCGCTGTCGTCCGCTCAGCCAGCGATGCGCCTCGTGCACCGCGCCGAACGCGCAGATCCCGGCGCGATGCGAGCGCGCGACCATGTTCACGCGCACGACCGCCATCTCGCTGCCGAGCACGAACGCGATCTGCTCGAAGACGCGCGCAGTGAGGAGCCAGCGCCACAGCGCATCGCGCACGTCGGGCGGGAGCTCGATCGCGTCGGCGGCGCGCGAGTCGATCAGCGCGCGACGCACGCCGGTGCGCCCGACGAGAAGCTCGAGCGCTGCGGCGTACTGATCGACCTCGTCGACGTTCCGGAGCGTGCCGTGCTCGACGATGAACAGATAACCCGGTCGGGTCTCGACCTCGAGGCGACCGCTCGGCAGCTCAACGGTGTCCCCCATTGTGCGTGCGACGCTACCGCGGGTCGGTAGGGCGCGCCACGGGGGGTTGGGTGACGGAGATCACGAGGCGAAGTGGGCGAATCGGACGCCCGCGCGGCCGGATCCGAGCGCGCGGGCGCCGGCGGCGACTCAGCCGACCGTGGGCTCGTCGTACCGGACGATCGGGTTCCACGGCCCCGCGTTCGGACGCGGCTGCCAGTTGTGCCAGATCTCCGAGCCACGACCGAAGTAGAAGAGCTCGAGGCGGCCGTCCTGGTTCTGACCGATCGCGAGATCGGTCGCTTCGTCACCGAGCACTTCCTGGTCGGTGCCCCAGTCGCCGTTCGCGTGGACCTGCCAGAGGTTCCGGATCTTCTTGTCGCCGTCGACGTAGAAGACCTCGAGGCGCCCGTCGCGGTTCTCCGCGACGTCGATGCGCTTGGCCTTCACGCCGAGGCTCTCCTGGCCGTGCCAGTCGCCGTTCGGCTCGAGCTGCCAGTCGTGCCAGACGATGTCGAGATCGTCGCGCCAGAACACCTCGAGGCGACCATCGGCGTTGCTGCCGACGACGATCTCGCGCGCCTTGCCCTGCAGCGCCTCGGCGCCGAACCAGTCGCCGTTCGGCTCCTTCTGCCAGTCGTGCATCACGGCGCCGTTCTCGCCGACGTAGAACACCTCGAGGCGACCGTCCTGGTTGCGACCGACCGCGACCGCGCTCGCGACCTTCGCGAGCTTCTCCGGTCCGTTCCAGTCGCCGTTCGGCGCGAGCTGCCAGTCGTGGTGGAGCGCGCCGTCCGCGCCGACGTAGAACACCTCGAGGCGACCATCCGCGTTGCTCGCGACCGCGAGCGCCTTCGCCTTCGCCTTCAGGTCCTCGGCGCCCGCCCACTTGCCGCCCGGCGTGAGCTGCCAGTCGTGCATGAGCGTGCCGTCGGGCGCGACCCAGAAGACCTCGAGGCGTCCATCGGCGTTCACGCCGCAGCCGACCTCGATCGCGTTCTGCTTCAGCGAGCTCTCGCCCTCCCAGAGACCGTTGGGCCGGCTCTGCCAGTTGTGGCGGAGCACTCCGTCCTTGCCGACGAAGAAGACCTCGAGCCGTCCGTCACGGTTCCTGCCGATCGCGATCCGCTTCTCGCTGGAGATCTCACGCGTCATCTGAGAAGGCCCTCCGGGTGTTTCTCTGCATCGCACTCGCCCGCTGGAAAGGCAAGCGTCGCGGGCGTCCGCCGCCGAGCACTTGGGTGCCGCGGCGCGCGTTCCTAGCTCGCATCGACCGAGGAGGAACGACCCATGGAGATGACCGCTCGGATGCTCGAGATGACGCCCGGGATCCGCATGCGCAGCGACCGCGCGCTGCTCGCGTGCATCGACGCGTGCTTCGAGTGCGCGCAGGTCTGCACGCTCTGCGCGAACGCGTGCCTGCAGGAGCGCATGGTCGCGATGCTGCGCCAGTGCATCCGGCTCAACCTCGACTGCGCCGACGTGTGCGACGCGACGGGGCGCGTGCTCTCGCGCGTCGGTCCGCACGGCACGCGCATGGCGCGCACGATGGTCGAGGCGTGCGCGATCGCGTGCGAAGAGTGCGCGCGCGAGTGCGAGCAGCACGCGGACGTGCACGAGCACTGCCGGCTGTGCGCGGAAGCGTGCCGGCGCTGCGAGCGTGCTTGTCGCGCGCTGCTCGCGTCGTGATCGAGCGCTGACGCGACGCTGGCGATGCCTTGACACTGGGACATCGCGCCGTCAGTTTCGCGCGAGTGAGAATCATTCTTGACCGGGCGCCACGGGCGGCGGCGGTGCTCGCGATCGCGATCCGACTGGTCGCGAGCCTCGCCGTGGCGGTCTGCGTGGCCGCGGGGATGACGCGGTGGGTCCCTCCCGGCGGAGGCGTCGACCACGTCGTGGTGCCAGTCGTCGTCTTCCCGGTGATCTGGGCGACCGCGTTCCTCGTGCTCCAGGTCCGCCGAGGGCGGAGCGGGACGTCGGTCGCCGCCCTCGTCGCGGTCTCGGCCGCGAGCCTCCTGCCCTTCGTGATGGCGCGATGAGCGAGCCGTCCGCGAGCGGGCCGTCGACGCGCCGTCGACTCTTCGAGGTGCACACGTGGAGCGGGCTCCTCGTCGGGCTCCTCGGCTTCGTGGTGATCGGCTCGGGCGCGATCGTCGTCTTCGCGGACGACATCGACGTGTGGGCGCACCGGGATCGACCGCACCCCGAGCTCCACGACGTCGACGCGCTCGGCCTCGAGCGAGCGATCGCGCGCGTCGCGACGACGGTGCCGCCCGAGCACCTCGAGGACATCGGCCTCTGGACGGCGCACGGCTC includes:
- a CDS encoding four-helix bundle copper-binding protein, with protein sequence MEMTARMLEMTPGIRMRSDRALLACIDACFECAQVCTLCANACLQERMVAMLRQCIRLNLDCADVCDATGRVLSRVGPHGTRMARTMVEACAIACEECARECEQHADVHEHCRLCAEACRRCERACRALLAS
- a CDS encoding EVE domain-containing protein, whose amino-acid sequence is MKLWLMKSEPDVFSIQDLARDRTTTWEGVRNYQARNFMRDDMKVGDLVLYYHSNADPSGVAGVARVAKLAYPDPTQFDPKSEYYDEGSPKDDPRWLMVDVEFVEAFDEVVSLDRLKSDKALDGMLVIKKGQRLSVQPVEKKHFARVLKLAGAKTKL
- a CDS encoding M14 family metallopeptidase; this translates as MSADDLAALADAIAPFLDDPPLRDDVDLTRIGRYRGFGEVVGAIAALRDRGARVTVAGRSHEGAPVLRVDIGDVRASSGSLMIAGTHAMEWIGVEVALAILDAIADEPGDRRIVAFPVLNPDGYRRAERDLRSGRKMRYSRANARGVDLNRNWPTHWAPTGLIPRVLPLLGSAGSHPASEPEIRAVLDTILEVKEAGHTRLERALSLHSFGAVLLLPYGGRWALPPEHPRLHAMAREVRRALRKRYGIRSVARWVPGFFAHGMEVDHLLHEGMSPLLVECSRGGLSFFDPSSWVVPFRWYNPPRPVRHVTELQHALLPFLGFGHASE